In Rhodoferax sediminis, the sequence TGCGCCAGTACGCCAACCTGCGTGTCGAGGACGAGGATCAGGCCGAGAAGGCCCAACAGTGGGGTCGGCCCGCGCGCAACGACAACCTGTTTCGCAAGCTGGCGCGCCAGCGGGTCGGCCACCTGCTGCAGGGAGCCCGGCAGTCGCTGACCGCAGGCTTCCATTACACGATCCGGGATTTCCGGCTGATGCTGAGCGTGGCGTTTGCGGGGGATGCCGAGGACCTGAGCAAGCGGGACGAACTGCTGGCCTTGCGCGACTCGATGGCCTCGACGCTGCGCTCCGCCTCCCTGCCGAACCGGGTGTGCGACGCCGCCGACCTGATCAACTGGTGCGCGCTGTTCACCAACCCCGACCGCATCTCCCAGACCGATGGACCCGACCTGCGCTACGACGATGGTCGCGAGATCCGCGACCAGATTGTCGACTTCGACACCATCCAGGACCCGCACCCGAACGGCCTGACACTGTGGAAGGAGAACAGCCCGGATGTACTGGAGGCTCGTTTTTACTCGATCAAGAGTTTTCCGGAGCGCTTCGCGCTGTGGCAGATGGGCTCGCTGATTGGCGACCTGATGCAGCCTGCGCTGCAGTACTCCGCGCCTTTCCTGCTGACCATGGGCGTGCACGTGCTCGACCCCAACGTCACCAAGTCAGTCGTCATGGCGAATCACGTCCGCGCTACCCAGAACGCCAAAAGCAAGATGGCCGATGTCATGCCGGACGTCAACAAGAAGCTGCAGGACTGGACGGCCGCAGCCAACGCCATCGACACCGGCGGCAGCCTGGTGAGCCTGTACCACCAGCTCGCGATCTTCTCACCGCCCGAGAAAGCCGTGTCTGCCCATGAAACGGCGAATGCCATTTGGCGCGGCCGTGGCTTCCAGCTCAATGCGGATGCCTATATGCACCGCCAGGCATTGTTGGCCAGCCTGCCGATGACTTTGACCGAGAAGTTCCACAAGGATCTGGCCAAGATGCGCCGCGTCACGCGCAAGACCACGGCCAATGCCATCCACATGGCCCCGCTGATCGCGGAGTGGCGCGGCACACGCACGCCGGCCTTGGTGTTTGGCGGGCGGCGCGGCCAACTGATGACGCTGGACATCTTCGACAACGACCTGGGCAACTACAACTTCGCCATCATCGGCGCCCCGGGATCGGGCAAGTCGGTGCTGATGAACGAGATGGCCTGGTCCTACCGCGCCATCGGCGCCAAGGTCTGGATGCTGGACCTGGGGCGTTCCTTCGAGAAGCTGTGCCGCAAGGCCAAGGGCACCTACATCGAGTTTCGACCCGACGTCGACATTTGCCTGAACCCGTTTACGCATATCGCGGACATGAACGAAGACATCGACATGCTGGTGCCCGGCATCGCCAAGATGGCTTCGATGCAGCACACGCTGGAGGAAGTTCAGTACAAGGCGATCTCGGCAATGGTGCTCAAGCTGTTCCGGGAGTACGGCCGGGACCTGCGGATCACCGCCCTGCGCGACGCCTTCAAGACCGGCACCCTCGATGAACTGGGTGTCGTCAACGACCAGCGTCTCAAGGACCTGGCCATCATGCTCAACCCCTACGCACGGGGCGGCCAGTACGAGCGCTTCTTCGAAGGGCCCAACAACGTCGACTTCTCGAACGATTTCATCGTCATCGAGAACGAGGAACTGAAACGCCGACCCGACTTGCATGCCGTGGTCAACATCCTGCTGCTGCACCAGATCACCGGCGAGATGTACCTGACGCGCAACCGGCGCAAGGTGCTGTTCATTGACGAACTCAAACAACAGCTCGGTGACATTGGCGCCGACGATCCGGTCAAGGCCGCCGTGATCGAGGAAGCGGCCCGGCGCGCCCGCAAATACGGTGGCGCGCTCGGCACCGCGACCCAGAGTGCCGATGATTTCTATGGCTCGGCGCAAATGGAAGCGGCCTTCAACTGCTCCGATTGGGTGTTCCTGCTGCGCCAGAAGCCGGAGTCCATTGAAATGCTGGATCGCAAGGGCCGGCTCACCATGGACGAGCCCAAGAAGCGCCTGCTGAATTCGCTGCGCACCGAGGCCGGTGTGTTCTCAGAGCTGTACATCTCTTCGCCGGTTGGCGAAGGGGTGGCGCGCAACATTCTCGATCCGGCCACGCACCTGCTGTTCAGCAACAAGCTGGAGGACAACGCACCCATTGATGAGTTGCGAGCTCAGGGCCTGAGCGTCGACGAGGCGATCACCGAGTTGCTGCGCCGCAGGGGGCATGCCGTATGAAAACCTCCACCGCCCAGTTCCTTTTGAACGCACTGTTGTCGCTACTCATCCTCGCTGCCGGATTGGCGCTGTATGACCGTATCGTGGTGCGCCCCGCCCTGGTCATTGGCATGGTCGACGTCGCCGAGGTGTACCGGGCCAAGGAAGCGGAGTTCACCCAGATGCTCACGAAGACTGCCTTGGAAGAGGACCGCCAGAAAGCGCTGCTGATGGCGCGCGCCTTTGCGCAGCGCCTGCCCGTCGCCCTGGAGGAATTGCCGCGTGACTGCGGCTGCCTGGTGATCCTCAAGAGCGCCCTCGCGGGACCAACGCCGCACACCGTGGACCTGACGCCCCTGTTGCGCAAGAAGGTGGATACGCCATGACGATCACACCCATGCCAAGCGTCCCGGCTGGCCCTGACACGGGCAGGTGGTCAGGTACGCGACGCCACACAGCGGAATTCCTGCGTCATGTCTGCCGGCGCTGGTACCTGTACCTGCCCGTGGCCGTGATCTGGGGCCTGGCCTATACCCGGCTCTACATCGATCCGACACCGCGACTGCCTGTTCTTTTCAACTGGACGGCCAGTCTGCCCTACCGCGTCGCCCTCGTCCGCCACACCCCACACGCCATCGAGCGCGGCGACTACATCGTGTTTTCCTTCGCAGGAGAAGCGCAGGCAAGCTACCCCGGCCTGCATGGACAGCCCTTCTTCAAACAAGTACGGGGGCTGCCCGGCGACGTCGTGACGGTGGAAGGACGCACAGTCTCGGTCAATGGCGAGGTCGTCGGCCTCGCCAAGACACACGCTTTTGATCGTCAGCCCCTGGAGCCGATCGCGGCCACCGTGATCCCGCCCGGGCATTATTTCGTGCAGGGCACGGGTCCCGATTCCTTCGACTCGCGCTACCGCAGCAGTGGCCTGGTGCGCGCGGACCAGGTGATCGCCATCGTGGTTCCACTGTTCTGAGAGGGATCACATGAAGTTCACCATCCAGAAACTGCCGTTCACGCTCACGCTCCTCGCTGCAATGTCCACCTTGGCCGGTTCGCCAGCCCTGGCGCAAACCAGTCCGGCACGCGGGGCGCTGCAGAGCAGCGACGACATGCCGTTGCCCGACTACCTGGGCCTGCTGGGTCAAATCGCCCCCGCGGCCGAAGAGGGGGCCAAAGCGTACCTGACCGCCTTCCAGCAGCGCTGCGGCCACGCCCTGAGCACGGCCGAACTGCGGCGATCCATGACCCAGGGTGACGGAGATCCGGTCCTGATGGGACTGATTCGCGCCAGCCACCTGCGCGACGCCGCAGCACGCGACCAGTGGGTCCAGCGGCTGCGCTGCCCAGGCAAGGAGGCGCGATGAAGCTCTCTCACCGGCACCGCCTGCTGCTCACGGGCCTGGTGGCGCTGATCACCACGTCGTGGGTAAATGCCACCGACCTCGGCGTCATTGGCCCGACCTATGAGATCAGCGAACCGCATCTGCTCAGGATGATCGAACAGCGCCTGCGCGAGAAAGAGCGCACCGGTGAACTCAAGCACCTGGAGGAGGAGGCCAAGGCACGCGGCATCGAGACGGTCACCAACCCGCCGCCCATCGCCGACATCCGGACCACGCAGACCGCGCGGACCTTCTATATGGACCCGAGTTTCACGCTGGACCGCAACATCCTCGACGCCCAGGGCCGGTTACTGTTTCCCGCGGGCACGCGCAAGAACCCGCTGGAGATCGTGTCCCTGTCCAGGCATCTGCTGTTTTTTGATGCGCGGGATCGTCGCCAGGTCGACCGGGCACGCGAACTGATGGCAACCTACCAGGGGCGGGTCAAGCCCATCCTGACCGGCGGCTCCTACCTGGACCTCATGAAATCCTGGCGCATCCCGGTCTATTACGACCAGCAGGGTCTGCTGACAAGACGCTTCGGCATCCACCAAGTGCCGGCCCTGGTCTCCCAGGAAGGTCAGCGGCTGCGCATCGACGAACTGGAGATCACGAAATGAATCGGCTGCGTCACCGGATTGCGGCTGCTCTCGCATCCGTTCTCCTCCTGATCTTGGGCGGGCTACCAATCCCTGCGTTGGCCGCCGGCGCCGCCACCTGCACCGGCAAGTTCCCGAACCCGATCACCGACATCTGCTGGTCCTGCATCCTGCCCATCAGCGTCGGCAGCGCGCGCATTGCCAACTTCGGCGACCAGGAGGACATCGACAACCCCGGCAGCCCGGTGTGCAGCTGCGGGGTCAATCCGGTGATCGGTCTGTCCATCGGCTTCTGGGAACCTGCGCGGCACGTCGAAGCGGTGCGCAAGCCTTTCTGCCTGACCTCGCTGGGCGGCATCAACCTCGATCCGGGGATTCCGGCGCCCGAAGCGGCGCGGTTCACGCGACCCGAAGGGGATGGCGACGGCGGGAGTTTCTACCAGGCTCATTACTACACGAATCCTGTCATGTACTGGCTGGAAGTAGTGACGGATTTCCCGTGTCTGGAGAAAGGATCGTTCGATCTGGCCTACCTCACCGAGGTCGATCCGCTCTGGAATGACGATGAGCTGACGCTGATCCTGAACCCCGATGCGGTGCTGTTCGCCAATCCCGTCGCCATTGCCGCCTGCGCCGCCGACTGCGTGGCCGCGTCCCTGGGCTTTGGCATCCGCGAGATGTTCTGGTGCGCGGGCTGCCAGGGTGGCTTGTATCCACTCGACGGCCACGTGCCCTACCACCTGGGCGGCGTTCGTACCGCCGAGTTGATAGCCCAGCGGCTGACCGCCAAGCTGCACCGCGAACTGGTGGCTTGGGGCTGGCATGGGCGCGCCGGCCTGTGCGGGCCCTATTTCCTGCCGGTGATGGACAAGACGGCCTACAAGACCCAGCTCACCTACCCCATCCCCGCCACCGAGAAGGAAGGCGGTCGCTGCTGCCAGCCCTTTGGCCGGACCACCGTCACCTGGGGTGCTGGCAAGGAATACCCGGTTATGGGCGAGGACTTCGCCTTCATGTTGTTCAGAAAAAGGAACTGCTGTGTCGGCTACTGACCCTTTCATCCGCCCCTTCACCCGCGCTTCCCTGGCCCTCACGGCCCTGCTTCTGAGAAGTGTGGTCGGCATGTCCAGCGTACAAGCGCAATTGCCCCACGTCGTCACGGAGGTAGACATCGAGCGGGCCCGCCGCGAGCAGCCCAACATCACGGACCAGGACATGGAGCGAGCCCGGCAGAAGTACCGCGCGCCGAGCGATGCCGAACTGAATGCAGCGCCCGTACCAGTCCAGCCGAACATCGACGCCCTGCCCCAACCGAAGGCGCAAGCACCCATCGACCTGGAAGCCCTGGCGAAGGGCTACAGCGCGCAGTCAGACGCCATGGCGCAGGCTCAAGGGCTCGCGACAGGGCCGGGCCTTTTTGTATTCATCAGCTTGTCCATGCCGCAGGTCACACTCCAGCGCCTGGTCGACCAGGCGGCGCGCGCCGGCGCCTCGGTGTTCATTCGGGGTCTTGCGGGCGGCTCGCTGCGCACTACCGTGGCGCAGGTGCAAGGCCTGATTGGCCAACGCCAGGTGGCCATTCAGATCGACCCGCAGGCCTTCGACCGCTTCGCCATCGAGCGCGTGCCCAGCTTCGTGCTGGTGCGTGACGGCACGCGCCCGGTTTCCTGTGCCAGCGGCACCTGTGCGCCACCCGAGGGTTTCCTGCGCACCACGGGCGACGTGAGCCTCGACTATGCGCTGGAATACATGCAACGCAGGTCGCCGCAGTTCGCCAAGGACGCTGCCGGATTCCTGCGGCGCATCAAGGGACAGGGGAACTGACATGCGCCGCCCCATTCGACTTGTTGTCACCTGGTTCACCCTGTTGTGCTTCGTCACGACACAAACCGCGGCAGTGGCCCAAGCGCACGATGAAGGCACGGCTGCAGGCCAGGCTGCCAACACCGTAACACGAAGCCAGATCACCGCCCCCCGAGCCACGGAGGTCGTGCCCGGTTACACGACAATGCCGCCTGAAGGCGCCTATTACGGCCAGCCCAACCTGTCGGGCCAAATCAACGCCCGGCTCGCCGCCTGCACCTTGACCCCCAACGACCCGGTGTGCCAGGCACAGCGCGGCGCGCTGTCCTCGGCCAATACGCCGCGCGATGCCGTCTCCCCCAACGACCCGGCGGTGCTGGCCGCACGCCGCATCGCCGGCAACCCGGCCACCACGCTGGAAGACATCGCGAGCTACTACAGCGGCTGCCAGGTCAGTACGGTCAACACACCCACAACCGAAACCCGCGTCTGCCGACAGTACAGCGGCAGCACCCAGCAGTCCTGCGCGCGCACCCTGAGCGTTTCCGTGGCGCGCAGCGAAAGCTGTACACCGGGAGATTGGTTCGCACATGCCGGATCGGGCAGCACCGGGCTGGACCTGCAGTGTGTGTCGGGCCGGCCGGTGGTGCAGCAGCATTTCCGCATCACCAGCAACGGTGCTCCGCAAGCTTTCTTCGACGTCGATATGACGACGCCCCTGGTGTTTCCGCAAAAGGTGGCCGCGCTGCCGAACACGCCGTACGGCTGGGCCGATGGTCCGAACGGCGTCTGGGTTGCCGACAACCAGTGCATCGGCGACGCTTGCCACCTGACGGCCATGGTCGCCAACACGTACCGAACGGTCTGCACCGGCAGTGGCGGCGACGGGGGTGACTACAGTTGCACGCAAGTCCGCCCCTTCCTGGAGGTCTACGGTGCCTGCCAGACTGGGACGCAAAGCGGCAACAACATCCTGACCTGGGCCGGCAGCGGCGAGGACTACTCGTCGAGCCACCTGGATGAGCCCACCTGCTACGCACCGTCAGCGACGTATTCGCCCTACTTTGGCTACGACGTGACGGGCACCTTGCAGAGCACTTACTGGACGGTCTCTTCCCAGCGCCCCATCATCGGCTGGCGCGTCAATCCCGCCTATGGCCCCATTCCGCAGATGACCCTGGGTTACGACCGACCCCGGACTGCTGTGGCTGAAACAGATCAATGGGATGACCAATGCCCAACCCTGAGCCAAGGAAGCGGCACCAGTCCCCGCTGCGAGATGGCCGGTGCGGCGCGCTGTGTCGACGGACCGGCCACCAAGAGCATAGACGGCGTTCCGGTCACGCGCGCCTGCTGGCGCTACGAGACACCGTTGTCCTGTCCGCAAGGCGCCAGCTCCAACGAGTGCGCCCCCCTGATTGCCGCAGGATGCACGCGGGCCAGCACGGCCTGCCGCCAGATGAACGCGACCACGGGCGTCTGTGAGGTTACCGAGAACAGCTATACCTGCCCGGTGGCACCGGGCACCAACGTGACGGCAGCCAACTGCCCCGCCAATGTGTTCTGCCTCGCGGGGAGCTGCTTTAACACGAGCCATACGAACGACAGCGACTTCGCCCGCTCCATGTCTTTCATGGAAGCGGCACGCGAGGCGGGCGTGTACCTGGACACCAACAACCTGCAGGTATTCAAGGGCGAGGCCAACAGTTGCCGGGACCGGCTGTTCACGAACTGCTGCGCGGCAGACGCGTCCGGCGCGGGCATGAGCAACCAGAGCCTGTTCGGCACCGGCTCCCGGCTGGTATACGACGTCCTGATGAATTCGGAGAACCGCGCGTTTCTTTACCAGGGGCTTTCTGCGCTGCTCACCAGCGGCGGGTTCAGCGGCTCGTTCACCAGCTATGGCGTCACGGTCGCCGTCAACGGCACCGCGCTGCCCGCAGGTGCGGCAGTCATGTATTCGGGGGAGAGCATGGTGATCGCCTTCGATCCCTGGTCGTTGGCCATTGCCGTCGTGATCTACGTCGTCATGTCGATGATGTCCTGCAACGAAAACGAAGGAAAGCTCGCGATGAAGGAAGGTGCTGGCCTGTGCCACACCATTGGCAGCTACTGCTCCTCCTGCATCCGCATCTTCGGCGATTGCGTTTCGTGCATTGAGAACACCACCGGCAAATGCTGTTTCAACAGCAAGCTGGCCCGGATCATCAATGAACAGGGACGCCAGCAGTTCGGCAAGGGCTGGGGCAGCGCCGAGAGCCCTGATTGCTCGGGCTTCTCGATTGCCCAACTGCAGAGCATGGATTTCTCGCGGATGGATCTGACCGAGTTCTACGCGTCCATCGTGCCCAAGCTGCCCAACGTCAATGCCCTCCAGAGCGGCAACGCCAACCGGGCCTCCAACTGCTACTACGGTCAGGGAAAATGCCAATGAAGCCTTCCACGTTCCTGCTCGTCATGGCGGCCATCGCCATGTCAGCATTCGCAATACCCGCGTTTGCGGACGATTCCGCGCAAATGTACCCACGCACGCCCGTCCCGGATGCGCGACCGGTGATGCTGGCCGCGATTCAGGCCACCAACGGTGAAGCGCACGGCGTGCTGACAGGTGACGTCGCCAATGCGATCAGCCAGCGTTTTGGTGCCTCCTCACCGATCTTCATCGACGTCACAACCGAACGGCGCTACCAGCAGCCGGGCTGCAGCCGCCTCAAGGTGCTGTTCTCGCAGGACGGTGTGCTGCTGCCCGGTGCCCCAGCACCGCGCAAGCAGACCATGGAGTTCGGTATCAACTACTGCCTCGACGGCTTGCCACCGAAGTCGCTGCAGTAAAGGAGTCGCCATGAACAACCCGACATCCTTCTTCGCCATCACCCGGCTGGCCCTGGTTCTTTGCGCGGTCTCGTTGACGGTCGGTGCCTTGACCGCCAGCGCCCAAGACGCCCCGCGACGTTACTGGTCGGACACCTGGCGGGGCTGGCACTTTTACGAAGAGCCGGAACCTGATGACGCTGACAAGCCAGCAGTACCGCCCAAACCCGCGTCGCCCGTGGTACCTGTTCAGCCACCCAAGGCCCCGGAGCTGGCGGCGTTCGAGCGACTGCAGAAAACGCTGGAGGAGACCCGGAACATCGCCATCATGCAGCCCACCGAGGCCAATGTGCGCCGCTACATGGAACTCGAATCCCAAGTGGTCGAACGCGCATCGTATTTTGCGGATGTGGCGCAGCGCGTGGCCTGGGCGACGCCGGAGCTTGACCCGACCCTGCAAGGCCGACCCGTAGGGGCGAAGGCCCTGGAGGTGTTCGAGAAGCAGCAGCTCACGGAACGTTCCCGTTCCATCGCCGATCTGGGCCGGGACCATGTGCTGTTCTTCTTCTACCGCTCCGACTGCCCCTACTGCCATGCGTTCGCGCCCACGCTGGAGGCCTTCCAGGCGCGTCATGGCATCAAGGTCGTGGCCATTGGGGTGGATGGCGGGCCGATACCGGGCTTCCCCGATGCGCGCGCCGACAACGGCATCGCCACGACGCTGAAGGTGACCCAGGTCCCCGCCGTGTTCCTGGCCCAGCCTTTCACCGGAAAGATCACGCCGATTGGCTTTGGTGTGCTGTCCGAGGCGCAGTTGCTGGAGCGCATCGCGCTGGTCGCTACACCGCAGGCTGATGCGATGGTACCCGGTGCCTCGCGCCTGATTGGCCTTCAGTCTGTCTTCCCGTAGGAGTCCGCCATGACCCGTACCTTGATTCAAAGAACTGGTGCCTCTGCCATTACGTTCACCCTGATGGCCGTGATGGCCATCGCCCCGCATCCGCTGCTTGCGGGTGACCTCAACGCCGAGGTGAACACCATGTTCAACAACCTCGGGGCCATCGGCAACTACACGGCGCCGGGAGCGTTTCGGGGTCAGACCTTCAACACCTACACCGGCGGCAGCCTGATGATGCGTTCCCCCAACAAGGTCTACCAGTTGGCCGCCGTGCAGTTTCCCAGCGCCAAGACCGGTTGCGGCGGGATCGACGTGTTTGGTGGCAGCTTCAGCCACATTTCCGCCACCGAGTTCAAGAACATGCTCAGAAACATCACGGCGGCCCTGCCGGGCATCGCCTTCCAGTTGGCGCTGGAAGCGGTGTCGCCCCTGCTGGGCGGGTTGACCAAGTGGGCCAAGGGCCTGGAGACCTGGATCAACAACGCCCGCATCAACTCCTGCGAGACCGCCAAGGCCATTGTCAGTACAGCGGCCGAAGCGAGCGGCTACAGTTCGCAGGAAACCTGTGCCGACCTGGCCATCGAGATGGGTCTGGAAAGTGACCGGGACGCGGCACGCCGCCGCTGCGCAACGGACCGCAGCAGCATCCTGGCCTCGGCCCGGTCGTCCGGCGACGCCAATATCCGCAACAAGGCACCCTTCGTCGGTAACCTGACCTGGAAGGCCCTGCAATACACCGGTGCCTACCTGGACGATCAGGAGCGCGAACTGATCATGAGCCTGGTGGGTACGGTGATCTTCTACCCGGAAGATGCCAACCGCGACCCAGAGCCGATTGCGCCCACCCTCACTTCCATCAGTCAACTGCTCTATGGACAAGCCGCCGGCACCGGCACGGACGTCGTGCAGCACCTGCTGCGCTGCAACGATTACACCAACTGCGATGCGGTGACCCTGAACACCGGCTACACGCACACCCCGTTCACGGTGAAGGTGGAAACCATGATGCGGTCGATTGCCGACAAGATCGCCGCGCGCACCGCCATTCCCAACAACTCGCCTGAGGTTGGTTTCGTCAACCAGACCACCGAGCCTGTCTACAAGATGCTGTCCATCGGCGCCACGATTCCCGGTTCCGGTCTTTCGGACAGCCTGATCGGCCAGTACCGGGACGTGATCGCCGCCGATTACGCCTATGTGTTTCTGGAGCGCAATCTGCGGCTCGGCATGGCCGCGCTGGACAAGGACTACACCCTGCAGCAGACGCAGCGTGAACAGGTCAACCATATCCGCCAGCGCGCCCAGGCCATGCTGCTGCAGCTGTCGCAGGAGAAGAGCCTGCTGTACCAGAAGGTGGGCTCGTTTCGGGCCGTGTCCAGCCATCTGGAACAGTTGGAGCGGCAATTGCGCTCCAGCATGCCCCAGCATGTGATCGACATGCTCGGCCAGCAGGCGGCCTACCTCGCCCGGTAACGGACGTCAGATGAACCATCATGTGGGAAATCTACGCCTACCAGAATTCGGACAGCCTGTTCGGCGTGTTCAACGCCGCAGCGGCCATTCATGCTTCGAACGACTACCGGTCCGCCTTGGCCGCTGTGGCGTTCTGCGGCTTTGTTTCAGCCTTGATCGCCTACGCCTTCGCACCCGAAAAGCTCCAGGGCTGGAAATGGCTGGGCTCGGTGGTGCTGGTGTTCTCCGTGCTGATCGTGCCCAAGGTGACGGTAGGCATCGTGGACAAGACCGGGGGATCGGCCGTCAAGATCGTTGACAATGTGCCTTTCGGTGTGGCCGTGCTGGGGAGCCTTACCAGCACCATCGGCCACACCTTGACCGGTCTGTTCGAAACCGCCTTCCAGGTGATCCCGGGGCCGGGGGCTCTCCCAGCGGAGTTGAGCTACCAGCAGAACGGCCTGATGTTCGGTAACCGCTTGATCCGCGAAACCGGCAATGTGGTTTTTCAGGACCCGGGATTCCGCACGGACCTGATCAACTTCATCCATAACTGCACGACCTATGATCTGGTGGACGGAACCCTTGATCCGGCAACGTTCTCCAGTTCTGGCGATGTCTGGCCGCTGATGGCTTCACCCAACCCGGCGCGTTTCAGCACGGTGACGGGTGCTGCAGGCATCAGCATCGATACCTGCCCGAATGTCTATCTGGGTCTCAATGGTCGCCTGCCCGCCCAGATCACCCGGATTCAGGGACGCCTCGCCTTCCAGCTTAATCCGACACTGCCGGGGGCCGCGGCCGCGGCCGCTATCGCGGGCCAGGTCCAGCAGGCCTATCTCAAGAACAGCATCGCCAACGCTGCCGCCACGGCGGCCGACATCATCCGGCAGAACGCGGTGCTCAACGCCATTGAAGACACGGGGAAGATCGTCGGCCAGAAGGTGAACGATCCGGCAGCCATGGCGCTGGCAGTGGGCCGGGCGCAGGCCGTGGCCCAGCAGAATGCATCCTGGCTCAACTATGGCAAGGTGGCTGAACAGGCGTTGCCGGTGTTCCGCAATGTGGTCGAGGCCATCACCTACGCCCTGTTCCCCTTGTTCGTCCTGCTGCTCCTGCTCACCAGCGGTCGCGAAACCATGATGGCGTTCAAGGGCTATGCCGCCATCCTGATCTGGATTCAGCTCTGGCCACCGCTGTACGCCATCCTGAACTACATGGCATCAATCTACGCGGCCTATGACCTGGCCGCGGCGGCCGATCTCGGCACCGGAACCAAGGCGCTCGCCCTTCAGACGGCCTCAACCATCTACTCGCGGGCGATATCTGGGGAAGCTGTGGTGGGTTACCTGGCCATCAGCGTTCCCTTCATCGCCTGGGCGGCGCTCAAGCGCATGGAGAACATGGGCACAGCTCTCGTGGGTGGGTTGTCGGGTCTGCAGGGCACGCTGTCCGGCGCCACCAGCAGTGCGGCGGCCGGCAATGTCAGCATGGGCAATGTGGGGATGGACCAGATGCAACTGGCACCGAACCGCACCTCGGCGTTCATGGGGAGCTTGCAGAACGACTTGAGCGGGAACACCTTGTCCTCCAACGCCCTGACGGGGCGTACCGCGGCCAGCCTGTTGCGCAACCAGGGGTTTGCTTCGCGCGTGGTATCGATGCGGGTGTCTGAACAGGACCTGACCGAGGCCAGTCACCAGGCGGAAGCGGCGCGCAGCGACGCGGTTTCCGCTGGGCAGCAGCGCTCGGCCACGCTCACGGAAGCGTTCACTCGTGGGGTGAGCAAGCTGCGCTCAACGCGTAACAGCACGGGCACCGCGTCCAGTAGCTTCGAACAACTGGGGGAAAGTCTCAACAACCTGGACCAGATCGCACAGAG encodes:
- the traN gene encoding type-F conjugative transfer system mating-pair stabilization protein TraN, with translation MRRPIRLVVTWFTLLCFVTTQTAAVAQAHDEGTAAGQAANTVTRSQITAPRATEVVPGYTTMPPEGAYYGQPNLSGQINARLAACTLTPNDPVCQAQRGALSSANTPRDAVSPNDPAVLAARRIAGNPATTLEDIASYYSGCQVSTVNTPTTETRVCRQYSGSTQQSCARTLSVSVARSESCTPGDWFAHAGSGSTGLDLQCVSGRPVVQQHFRITSNGAPQAFFDVDMTTPLVFPQKVAALPNTPYGWADGPNGVWVADNQCIGDACHLTAMVANTYRTVCTGSGGDGGDYSCTQVRPFLEVYGACQTGTQSGNNILTWAGSGEDYSSSHLDEPTCYAPSATYSPYFGYDVTGTLQSTYWTVSSQRPIIGWRVNPAYGPIPQMTLGYDRPRTAVAETDQWDDQCPTLSQGSGTSPRCEMAGAARCVDGPATKSIDGVPVTRACWRYETPLSCPQGASSNECAPLIAAGCTRASTACRQMNATTGVCEVTENSYTCPVAPGTNVTAANCPANVFCLAGSCFNTSHTNDSDFARSMSFMEAAREAGVYLDTNNLQVFKGEANSCRDRLFTNCCAADASGAGMSNQSLFGTGSRLVYDVLMNSENRAFLYQGLSALLTSGGFSGSFTSYGVTVAVNGTALPAGAAVMYSGESMVIAFDPWSLAIAVVIYVVMSMMSCNENEGKLAMKEGAGLCHTIGSYCSSCIRIFGDCVSCIENTTGKCCFNSKLARIINEQGRQQFGKGWGSAESPDCSGFSIAQLQSMDFSRMDLTEFYASIVPKLPNVNALQSGNANRASNCYYGQGKCQ
- the traF gene encoding conjugal transfer protein TraF, which translates into the protein MNNPTSFFAITRLALVLCAVSLTVGALTASAQDAPRRYWSDTWRGWHFYEEPEPDDADKPAVPPKPASPVVPVQPPKAPELAAFERLQKTLEETRNIAIMQPTEANVRRYMELESQVVERASYFADVAQRVAWATPELDPTLQGRPVGAKALEVFEKQQLTERSRSIADLGRDHVLFFFYRSDCPYCHAFAPTLEAFQARHGIKVVAIGVDGGPIPGFPDARADNGIATTLKVTQVPAVFLAQPFTGKITPIGFGVLSEAQLLERIALVATPQADAMVPGASRLIGLQSVFP
- a CDS encoding conjugal transfer protein TraH, encoding MTRTLIQRTGASAITFTLMAVMAIAPHPLLAGDLNAEVNTMFNNLGAIGNYTAPGAFRGQTFNTYTGGSLMMRSPNKVYQLAAVQFPSAKTGCGGIDVFGGSFSHISATEFKNMLRNITAALPGIAFQLALEAVSPLLGGLTKWAKGLETWINNARINSCETAKAIVSTAAEASGYSSQETCADLAIEMGLESDRDAARRRCATDRSSILASARSSGDANIRNKAPFVGNLTWKALQYTGAYLDDQERELIMSLVGTVIFYPEDANRDPEPIAPTLTSISQLLYGQAAGTGTDVVQHLLRCNDYTNCDAVTLNTGYTHTPFTVKVETMMRSIADKIAARTAIPNNSPEVGFVNQTTEPVYKMLSIGATIPGSGLSDSLIGQYRDVIAADYAYVFLERNLRLGMAALDKDYTLQQTQREQVNHIRQRAQAMLLQLSQEKSLLYQKVGSFRAVSSHLEQLERQLRSSMPQHVIDMLGQQAAYLAR
- a CDS encoding conjugal transfer protein TraG N-terminal domain-containing protein, which encodes MWEIYAYQNSDSLFGVFNAAAAIHASNDYRSALAAVAFCGFVSALIAYAFAPEKLQGWKWLGSVVLVFSVLIVPKVTVGIVDKTGGSAVKIVDNVPFGVAVLGSLTSTIGHTLTGLFETAFQVIPGPGALPAELSYQQNGLMFGNRLIRETGNVVFQDPGFRTDLINFIHNCTTYDLVDGTLDPATFSSSGDVWPLMASPNPARFSTVTGAAGISIDTCPNVYLGLNGRLPAQITRIQGRLAFQLNPTLPGAAAAAAIAGQVQQAYLKNSIANAAATAADIIRQNAVLNAIEDTGKIVGQKVNDPAAMALAVGRAQAVAQQNASWLNYGKVAEQALPVFRNVVEAITYALFPLFVLLLLLTSGRETMMAFKGYAAILIWIQLWPPLYAILNYMASIYAAYDLAAAADLGTGTKALALQTASTIYSRAISGEAVVGYLAISVPFIAWAALKRMENMGTALVGGLSGLQGTLSGATSSAAAGNVSMGNVGMDQMQLAPNRTSAFMGSLQNDLSGNTLSSNALTGRTAASLLRNQGFASRVVSMRVSEQDLTEASHQAEAARSDAVSAGQQRSATLTEAFTRGVSKLRSTRNSTGTASSSFEQLGESLNNLDQIAQSVSQRTGLSQSQVAHIAFGASGSLGLSTPAAGAKIQGSAGKNYQSGILSDEQKVLNTMTTEQLAAFKQFGDRVSRDSSVMNVIASDSREGRDMSSRLATATSQAERAEAVFAQRQGLAERMSAAHERGETLSIDIAQDPHNLDMFMRYAEQYGGTSAAAHTMMGSELARQGLRPTRVFSDGTALPSSFGSVREAYEQRRSESVFAPTLDTTRQGNDGRVAGQKTGAAPGKTPKAGPSPVRAEIQRAHGHIQGQTTGAVGNFDAKAEIVKTPDGTLKSTKSLFAQTGKQVIGDADVTLDAAKDAVKNLLKRDK